In Mycobacterium stomatepiae, the following are encoded in one genomic region:
- a CDS encoding dolichyl-phosphate-mannose--protein mannosyltransferase codes for MSAPPSEASATVQERVVPMVSPGPLVPVADFGPVDHIRGWVVTGIITLLAAITRFVNLGSPTDAGTPIFDEKHYAPQAWQALHNHGVEDNPGFGLVVHPPVGKQLIAIGEAIFGYDGVGWRFTGALLGTVMVLLVMRIVRRISRSTLVGAIAGVLCICDGVSFVASRTALLDGILVFFVVAAFGALIVDRDEVRRRLHVALLEGRNTATEWGPRLGVRWWRFLAGVMLGLACGTKWSGLYFVVFFGAMSLAFDVAARRQYQVNRPWLGTLGRDLIPAAYALGIIPIAVYLASYAPWFASETAIDRHEVGQTIGPQSDFPVPDALRSLWRYSAKALQFHAGLTNSAGNYHPWESKPWSWPMSLRPVLYAIDQQNVTGCGAQSCVKAEMLVGTPAMWWLAVPVLLYALWRSVIRRDWRYAVVLVGYCAGWLPWFADIDRQMYFFYAATMAPFLVMGIALICGDILYRLPSNQTAERRTLGLIAVSSYVALVVTNFAWLFPVLTGLPISQQTWDMEIWLPSWR; via the coding sequence ATGTCTGCCCCGCCCAGCGAAGCCTCCGCGACGGTCCAGGAACGCGTCGTGCCCATGGTCAGCCCGGGGCCGCTGGTTCCGGTGGCGGATTTCGGACCGGTCGACCACATCCGCGGCTGGGTGGTCACCGGCATCATCACGCTGCTCGCGGCGATCACAAGATTCGTCAACCTGGGCTCGCCGACCGACGCCGGCACGCCGATCTTCGACGAGAAGCATTACGCGCCACAGGCCTGGCAGGCGCTGCACAACCACGGGGTGGAGGACAACCCCGGCTTCGGTTTGGTGGTCCATCCGCCGGTCGGTAAGCAGCTGATCGCGATCGGCGAGGCGATCTTCGGCTACGACGGGGTGGGCTGGCGCTTCACCGGCGCGCTGCTCGGCACGGTGATGGTGCTGCTGGTGATGCGGATCGTACGGCGAATCAGCCGCTCGACGCTGGTGGGCGCGATAGCCGGAGTGCTGTGCATCTGCGACGGTGTCAGCTTCGTCGCCTCCCGCACCGCGCTGCTCGACGGCATCCTCGTCTTCTTCGTGGTCGCGGCATTCGGAGCGCTGATCGTCGACCGCGACGAGGTGCGCCGGCGCCTGCACGTCGCGTTGCTCGAAGGCCGCAACACGGCCACCGAGTGGGGCCCGCGGCTGGGGGTGCGCTGGTGGCGGTTCCTGGCCGGGGTCATGCTCGGATTGGCTTGCGGGACAAAGTGGTCGGGCCTGTACTTCGTGGTGTTCTTCGGCGCGATGTCATTGGCGTTCGACGTGGCCGCGCGGCGGCAGTATCAGGTGAACCGGCCGTGGCTCGGCACGCTGGGCCGCGATCTGATCCCCGCGGCATACGCGCTCGGCATCATCCCGATCGCGGTGTACTTGGCCAGCTATGCGCCGTGGTTCGCGTCCGAGACCGCGATCGACCGGCACGAGGTGGGCCAGACGATCGGCCCGCAAAGCGACTTCCCGGTGCCCGACGCGTTGCGTTCGCTGTGGCGCTACAGCGCGAAGGCGCTGCAATTCCATGCGGGACTGACCAATTCGGCGGGCAACTACCACCCGTGGGAATCCAAGCCGTGGAGCTGGCCGATGTCGTTGCGGCCGGTGCTGTACGCGATCGATCAGCAAAACGTCACCGGCTGCGGCGCGCAGTCGTGCGTGAAGGCGGAGATGCTGGTCGGCACGCCCGCGATGTGGTGGCTGGCGGTGCCGGTGCTGCTGTACGCCTTATGGCGATCGGTCATCCGCAGGGACTGGCGCTACGCGGTCGTTCTCGTCGGCTACTGCGCCGGGTGGCTGCCGTGGTTCGCCGACATCGACCGGCAGATGTACTTCTTCTACGCCGCGACGATGGCGCCGTTTCTGGTGATGGGCATCGCGCTGATCTGCGGCGACATTCTCTATCGCCTCCCTTCAAACCAGACCGCGGAGCGCCGCACGCTGGGACTCATCGCAGTGTCCAGCTACGTCGCCTTGGTGGTGACCAACTTCGCCTGGTTGTTCCCGGTGCTCACCGGTCTGCCGATCTCACAGCAGACGTGGGACATGGAGATCTGGCTGCCCAGCTGGCGCTAA
- the rsmI gene encoding 16S rRNA (cytidine(1402)-2'-O)-methyltransferase, which yields MSHGRLLLGATPLGQPSDASPRLIRALADADVVAAEDTRRVRTLAKALDVRIGGRVVSMFDSVEASRVPALVDEIKAGATVLVVSDAGMPLISDPGYRMVAACVEAGVPVTCLPGPSAVTTALAVSGLPSERFCFEGFAPRKSGARKTWLASLADERRTCVFFESPRRLAACLADAVEQLGGARRAAICRELTKVHEEVVRGTLEELAAWAADGVLGEITVVLAGATPPADVPSLVARVKELVAQGVRVKDACTEVAAAHPGVRSRQLYDEVLAARGED from the coding sequence ATGTCCCACGGTCGCCTGTTGCTCGGTGCGACCCCGCTGGGCCAGCCGTCGGATGCCTCACCGCGGCTGATCAGGGCGCTGGCCGACGCCGACGTGGTGGCCGCCGAGGACACCCGGCGGGTGCGCACGCTGGCCAAGGCGCTCGACGTCCGGATCGGCGGCCGGGTGGTCAGCATGTTCGATTCTGTCGAGGCCAGCCGGGTGCCGGCGCTGGTCGACGAGATCAAAGCCGGTGCGACGGTGCTGGTGGTCAGCGACGCCGGAATGCCGCTGATCAGCGACCCCGGCTACCGGATGGTCGCGGCGTGTGTCGAAGCCGGCGTCCCGGTGACATGCCTGCCGGGGCCCTCCGCGGTGACGACCGCGCTGGCCGTCTCCGGTCTGCCCTCGGAGCGGTTCTGCTTCGAGGGTTTCGCGCCGCGCAAGAGCGGAGCGCGCAAGACCTGGCTGGCCTCGCTGGCCGACGAGCGGCGCACCTGCGTGTTCTTCGAGTCGCCGCGCCGGCTGGCGGCGTGCCTGGCCGACGCGGTCGAGCAGCTCGGCGGCGCCCGCCGGGCGGCGATCTGCCGGGAGCTGACCAAGGTGCACGAGGAAGTGGTGCGCGGAACGCTGGAGGAGCTGGCGGCCTGGGCCGCCGACGGTGTGCTCGGCGAGATCACCGTCGTGCTGGCCGGCGCGACGCCGCCCGCCGACGTGCCGTCGCTGGTGGCCCGGGTGAAAGAGCTCGTCGCCCAGGGAGTTCGCGTCAAGGACGCCTGCACCGAGGTGGCCGCGGCCCATCCTGGCGTGCGCTCACGGCAGCTGTACGACGAGGTGCTGGCCGCGCGGGGCGAGGACTAA
- a CDS encoding aminodeoxychorismate synthase component I yields MRIDRLGNLGDAPGVLRAVGDAARRLGLPPPAALTGEWFGALAVIAPSLAVRPGDPTDAFAVPQSSQSHPSVVGGGWFGYLSYPDAGADGRPHRIPEAAGGWTDCVLRRDRDGQWWYESLSGVAMPGWLTAALAATPGPARACRIEWDGAEREAHRGAVLACLEAIRAGEVYQACVCTRFTGTVTGSALDFFIDGIARTTPARAAYLAGRWGAVASLSPELFLSRHGEVVTSSPIKGTLPLDAWPSALRASPKEVAENIMIVDLVRNDLGRVAVTGTVKVPELLVVRRAPGVWHLVSTVSAQVPVELPTSALLDAAFPPASVTGTPKHRARQLISQWESHRRGIYCGTVGLASPIAGCELNVAIRTVEFDAAGTAVLGVGGGITADSNTDAEWAECLHKAAPVVGVPCNAAAAG; encoded by the coding sequence GTGCGAATTGACCGGCTCGGCAACCTCGGCGACGCACCCGGCGTGCTGCGCGCGGTCGGTGATGCCGCCCGCCGGCTCGGGCTGCCACCGCCCGCGGCGCTGACCGGCGAATGGTTCGGGGCGCTGGCCGTCATCGCGCCGAGCCTGGCGGTGCGTCCGGGGGATCCCACGGATGCATTCGCCGTCCCGCAGAGCTCGCAGTCCCATCCATCCGTGGTCGGTGGCGGCTGGTTCGGCTACCTGTCCTATCCGGACGCCGGTGCCGACGGTCGGCCGCATCGCATCCCCGAGGCCGCCGGCGGCTGGACCGACTGCGTGCTGCGCCGCGACCGGGACGGGCAGTGGTGGTACGAGAGCCTGTCCGGGGTGGCGATGCCGGGTTGGCTGACCGCCGCGCTGGCCGCGACGCCGGGGCCGGCGCGCGCCTGCCGGATCGAGTGGGACGGGGCCGAGCGGGAGGCGCACCGCGGCGCGGTGCTGGCCTGCCTGGAGGCGATCCGCGCGGGCGAGGTCTACCAGGCGTGCGTGTGCACCCGGTTCACCGGGACGGTCACCGGGTCCGCGCTGGACTTCTTCATCGACGGCATCGCGCGCACCACGCCGGCCCGCGCGGCCTACCTCGCCGGCCGGTGGGGTGCGGTCGCATCGCTGTCGCCCGAGCTGTTTCTGAGCCGCCACGGCGAGGTCGTGACGTCGAGCCCGATCAAGGGCACACTGCCCCTGGACGCCTGGCCGTCGGCGCTGCGCGCCTCGCCGAAAGAGGTGGCCGAGAACATCATGATCGTCGACCTGGTCCGCAACGACCTGGGCCGGGTGGCGGTCACCGGGACGGTCAAAGTGCCCGAGCTGCTGGTGGTGCGGCGTGCGCCCGGGGTGTGGCATCTGGTGTCGACGGTGTCGGCGCAGGTGCCCGTCGAGCTGCCCACCTCGGCACTGCTGGACGCGGCTTTCCCGCCGGCCTCGGTCACCGGTACCCCGAAACACCGTGCCCGCCAATTGATTTCGCAGTGGGAATCGCATAGACGCGGAATATATTGCGGCACAGTCGGTTTAGCATCCCCAATCGCCGGATGCGAGCTGAACGTCGCGATCCGCACCGTGGAGTTCGACGCCGCCGGCACCGCGGTGCTGGGCGTCGGCGGCGGAATCACCGCCGACTCGAACACCGACGCCGAATGGGCGGAATGCCTACACAAGGCCGCCCCTGTCGTCGGGGTGCCGTGCAACGCGGCCGCGGCAGGTTAG
- a CDS encoding RNA polymerase sigma-70 factor, with protein MIATGEHAERFTLLRPLLFTIAYEILGSATESDDVLQDSYLRWADVDLSTVHDTKSYLAQLVTRQALNARRAGARRREEYVGPWLPEPLLLDEQDPSADVVLAESVSMAMLVLLETLSPDERAVFVLREVFGFDYAEIADAVGKPAATVRQVAHRAREHVRARRKRFDNVDPQRNAAITAQFLATAASGDVEGLMAMLAPDATWMADSGGKVSAARRPVVGADKVARAIAGLMRRAAGMAELRVEMVNCNNAPAVLLYLGDQLKGVITLEIVDDLITNFYVMRNPDKLVALATARAISRG; from the coding sequence ATGATCGCGACCGGCGAACACGCGGAGCGGTTCACGCTGCTGCGCCCCCTGCTGTTCACCATCGCCTACGAGATCCTCGGCTCGGCCACCGAGTCCGACGACGTATTGCAGGACAGCTATCTGCGCTGGGCGGACGTCGACCTGTCGACGGTGCACGACACCAAGTCGTATCTGGCCCAGCTGGTGACCCGCCAGGCGCTCAACGCCCGGCGGGCCGGGGCCCGCCGCCGCGAGGAGTACGTCGGGCCCTGGCTGCCCGAACCGCTGCTGCTCGACGAGCAGGACCCGTCGGCCGATGTCGTTCTGGCGGAATCGGTTTCGATGGCCATGCTGGTGCTGCTGGAAACGCTGAGTCCCGACGAGCGGGCGGTGTTCGTGCTGCGCGAGGTGTTCGGTTTCGACTACGCCGAGATCGCCGACGCGGTGGGCAAACCGGCGGCGACGGTCCGCCAAGTCGCGCACCGCGCCCGCGAGCATGTCCGGGCACGCCGCAAGCGCTTCGACAACGTCGACCCGCAGCGCAACGCCGCGATCACCGCGCAGTTCCTGGCCACCGCGGCCAGCGGCGACGTGGAAGGCCTGATGGCGATGCTGGCCCCGGACGCCACCTGGATGGCCGACAGCGGCGGCAAGGTGTCCGCGGCGCGGCGGCCGGTCGTGGGTGCCGACAAGGTGGCCCGGGCGATCGCTGGGCTGATGCGCAGGGCCGCCGGCATGGCCGAGTTGCGCGTGGAGATGGTGAACTGCAACAACGCCCCGGCGGTGCTGCTCTACCTCGGCGATCAGCTCAAGGGTGTCATCACGCTGGAGATCGTCGACGACTTGATCACCAACTTCTATGTGATGCGCAACCCGGACAAGCTGGTCGCCCTGGCGACCGCGCGCGCCATCAGCCGCGGCTAA
- a CDS encoding NAD(P)/FAD-dependent oxidoreductase, whose protein sequence is MSNSTRVVVVGGGYAGTLAANRLRQRPDLEITLVNPRPVFVERIRLHQMVADTGTATADYGTLLGDGVRLVVDAVERIDSVARRLELTSGAALDYDYLIYAVGSTGAVPAQASVPGAAEFAHAICDLESAQRLRYALADLPLGAPVTVVGGGLTGIETASELAEQGRPVTLVCGGALGASLSKRGRRSVAKQLRRLEVTIAETVAVSEVRWDSVVLSDGAVLPSSATVWTAGFAVPDLAARSGLRTDELGRLLTDETLTAVDDDRIVAAGDCAAPSGRPLRMSCQAAGPLGAQAAESVLARIAGRTPAALNQAFVGQCISIGRSGGTLQFARTDDTPVNVALGGRTTAAIKEGICRGTLWAIRREAAKPGSYFWIKGGSGSRPSQTADEQVAIK, encoded by the coding sequence ATGAGCAACAGCACTCGTGTCGTCGTCGTCGGCGGTGGCTACGCCGGCACTCTGGCGGCCAATCGCCTGCGGCAGCGGCCGGACCTGGAAATCACACTGGTGAATCCCCGCCCGGTCTTCGTCGAACGAATCCGCTTGCACCAAATGGTCGCCGACACCGGCACCGCGACCGCCGATTACGGCACGCTGCTGGGCGACGGAGTCCGGCTGGTCGTCGACGCCGTCGAGCGGATCGACTCCGTTGCCCGTCGTCTCGAGCTGACCTCCGGCGCCGCGCTGGACTACGACTACCTGATCTATGCGGTCGGCAGCACCGGCGCGGTGCCCGCCCAGGCGTCCGTGCCCGGTGCCGCGGAGTTCGCCCATGCGATCTGCGATCTGGAAAGCGCGCAGCGGCTGCGCTACGCGCTCGCCGACCTGCCGCTGGGCGCACCCGTCACCGTCGTCGGCGGCGGGTTGACCGGCATCGAAACCGCCTCCGAGCTGGCCGAGCAGGGCCGCCCGGTAACCCTGGTGTGCGGCGGCGCGCTCGGCGCGTCGCTGAGCAAGCGGGGCCGGCGTTCGGTGGCCAAACAACTGCGCCGGCTCGAGGTCACCATCGCCGAAACTGTCGCCGTGAGCGAGGTCCGCTGGGACAGCGTGGTGCTCAGCGACGGCGCGGTGCTGCCCAGCTCGGCGACGGTGTGGACGGCCGGGTTCGCGGTGCCGGATCTGGCCGCCCGCAGTGGGCTGCGCACCGACGAGCTGGGCCGGCTGCTCACCGACGAGACGCTGACCGCCGTCGACGACGATCGCATCGTCGCCGCCGGTGACTGCGCCGCCCCGTCGGGCCGGCCGTTGCGGATGAGCTGCCAGGCCGCCGGGCCGTTGGGCGCCCAGGCCGCCGAGAGCGTGCTCGCCCGGATCGCCGGACGGACTCCCGCGGCGCTCAACCAGGCGTTCGTCGGCCAGTGCATCAGCATCGGCCGCAGCGGCGGCACGCTGCAGTTCGCCCGCACCGACGACACCCCGGTGAACGTGGCGCTCGGCGGTCGAACCACCGCCGCGATCAAGGAAGGAATCTGCCGGGGCACGCTGTGGGCGATCCGGCGCGAGGCGGCCAAACCGGGCTCGTACTTCTGGATCAAGGGCGGTAGCGGCAGCCGGCCGTCACAAACGGCCGACGAGCAGGTCGCGATCAAATGA
- a CDS encoding FkbM family methyltransferase, translated as MPVARSAKHWLVPVAKTIAPQLFWRRKYRAMQQLGQSRADVQLTASLCDPNRVSLDIGADVGEFTIAMLAASRAVIAFEPRPAQARALASMFAAVGAAVRVEAVALSDQPGVLPMRVVEAEPGRSTIDTDNSLGDVDGGEIQSIDVPVKRLDDLHLDDVGLIKIDVEGHELAVLRGATDTLTRSQPTVVVEAEERHHPNAVAEITRLMIGLGYAGFFDLDDARRPIEEFDPARHQNPANVGSRENGWAARGTYVNNFTFFPKGS; from the coding sequence ATGCCCGTCGCACGCTCGGCCAAACATTGGCTGGTGCCCGTGGCAAAGACGATCGCGCCACAACTGTTCTGGCGGCGGAAGTATCGCGCCATGCAACAGCTGGGCCAATCTCGCGCGGACGTGCAGCTGACGGCGTCGTTGTGCGATCCCAACCGGGTCTCGCTGGATATCGGGGCGGACGTCGGCGAGTTCACGATCGCGATGTTGGCGGCGTCGCGGGCGGTGATCGCATTCGAACCCCGGCCGGCCCAGGCCCGCGCTCTCGCGTCGATGTTCGCCGCGGTCGGCGCCGCGGTCCGGGTGGAAGCGGTGGCGCTATCGGACCAACCCGGCGTGCTGCCGATGCGGGTGGTCGAAGCCGAGCCCGGCCGCAGCACGATCGACACCGACAACAGCCTTGGCGACGTGGACGGCGGCGAAATTCAGAGCATCGACGTGCCCGTCAAACGGCTCGATGATCTGCACTTGGACGACGTCGGCCTGATCAAGATCGACGTGGAAGGCCACGAACTGGCCGTGCTGCGCGGCGCCACGGACACCCTCACCCGCAGCCAGCCAACGGTCGTGGTGGAAGCCGAGGAACGCCACCACCCCAACGCGGTGGCCGAGATCACCAGGCTGATGATCGGGCTGGGCTACGCGGGCTTCTTCGACCTGGATGACGCTCGGCGGCCGATAGAAGAGTTCGACCCGGCACGTCATCAGAACCCCGCGAACGTCGGCAGCCGCGAGAACGGCTGGGCGGCCCGCGGCACCTACGTCAACAACTTCACTTTCTTTCCCAAGGGCTCGTAA